One window of Pseudomonas sp. FP198 genomic DNA carries:
- the orn gene encoding oligoribonuclease, with protein MQNPQNLIWIDLEMTGLNPDTDVIIEMATIVTDSDLNTLAEGPVIAIHHSDEVLAGMDEWNTRQHGGSGLTQRVRESRISMAEAEAQTIAFLEQWVPRGKSPICGNSICQDRRFLYTHMKSLESYFHYRNLDVSTLKELAARWAPEVRDSFQKGSTHLALDDIRESIAELQHYRKHFIKF; from the coding sequence ATGCAAAACCCGCAGAACCTGATCTGGATCGACCTGGAAATGACCGGTCTGAACCCTGACACCGACGTCATCATCGAAATGGCCACCATCGTCACCGACAGCGACCTCAACACCCTGGCCGAGGGTCCGGTGATTGCGATCCACCACAGTGATGAGGTGCTCGCCGGCATGGACGAGTGGAACACCCGCCAGCACGGCGGCTCGGGCCTGACCCAACGGGTGCGCGAGAGCAGGATCAGCATGGCCGAGGCCGAAGCCCAGACCATCGCCTTCCTGGAACAATGGGTGCCAAGGGGCAAGTCGCCGATCTGTGGCAACAGCATTTGCCAGGACCGGCGCTTCCTTTATACCCACATGAAATCCCTGGAAAGCTATTTCCATTACCGCAACCTGGATGTCTCCACGCTCAAGGAGCTGGCCGCCCGCTGGGCGCCAGAAGTGCGAGACAGTTTCCAGAAGGGCAGCACCCACCTGGCCCTGGATGACATCCGCGAGTCCATCGCCGAGTTGCAGCATTATCGCAAGCACTTCATCAAGTTCTGA
- the queG gene encoding tRNA epoxyqueuosine(34) reductase QueG, whose translation MPAIPTDLPALAQSIKEWGRELGFQQVGISGLDLGEHEQHLQRWLEAGYHGEMDYMGAHGSKRSHPEELVPGTLRVVSLRMDYLPGDTRMAQLLGEPEKAYVSRYALGRDYHKLIRKRVQQLAEKIQAAIGPFGYRAFVDSAPVLEKAIAEQAGLGWIGKNTLVLNRKAGSYFFLSELFVDLPLPVDSPHGTEHCGKCTACLDICPTNAFVGPYVLDARRCISYLTIELKNAIPEELRPLIGNRVFGCDDCQIVCPWNRFARPSAEGDFKPRHNLDNAELAELFMWDEDRFLSSTEGSPLRRAGYERWLRNLAVGLGNAPTTIPVLEALKARQDYPSALVQEHVQWALRQHAERQTSSL comes from the coding sequence ATGCCTGCCATTCCCACAGACCTCCCCGCTCTCGCCCAATCCATCAAGGAGTGGGGCCGCGAGCTGGGTTTCCAGCAAGTCGGCATCAGCGGCCTGGACCTTGGCGAGCATGAGCAGCACTTGCAACGCTGGCTCGAAGCCGGCTACCACGGCGAAATGGATTACATGGGCGCCCACGGCAGCAAACGCTCGCACCCGGAAGAACTGGTTCCGGGCACGCTGCGGGTGGTGTCCCTGCGCATGGACTACCTGCCGGGCGACACCCGAATGGCGCAATTGCTTGGCGAACCGGAAAAAGCCTACGTCTCGCGTTATGCGTTGGGCCGCGATTACCACAAATTGATCCGTAAACGCGTGCAGCAATTGGCAGAAAAAATCCAGGCAGCCATCGGCCCCTTCGGCTATCGCGCGTTCGTCGACAGCGCACCGGTACTGGAAAAAGCCATCGCCGAACAGGCTGGACTGGGCTGGATCGGCAAAAATACCCTGGTGTTGAACCGCAAGGCCGGGAGTTATTTTTTCCTCAGCGAGCTTTTCGTCGACCTGCCGCTGCCGGTGGACTCGCCCCATGGCACCGAGCATTGCGGAAAATGCACCGCCTGCCTGGACATCTGTCCGACCAATGCTTTCGTCGGTCCTTACGTACTGGATGCCCGACGCTGCATTTCCTACCTGACGATCGAACTGAAAAACGCTATCCCCGAGGAGCTGCGGCCGCTGATCGGCAATCGGGTGTTCGGTTGCGATGACTGCCAGATCGTCTGTCCCTGGAATCGCTTCGCCCGGCCGTCCGCGGAAGGCGACTTCAAGCCACGCCACAACCTGGACAATGCCGAACTGGCCGAGCTGTTCATGTGGGATGAGGACAGGTTTCTCAGCAGCACCGAAGGTTCGCCATTACGCCGCGCCGGTTATGAGCGCTGGCTGCGTAACCTGGCGGTGGGACTCGGCAACGCGCCGACGACAATTCCCGTGCTGGAGGCGTTGAAGGCTCGACAGGACTATCCGTCAGCCCTGGTGCAGGAACATGTGCAATGGGCGCTGCGCCAACATGCCGAGCGTCAGACTTCGTCGTTATAG
- the tsaE gene encoding tRNA (adenosine(37)-N6)-threonylcarbamoyltransferase complex ATPase subunit type 1 TsaE → MSVVTLYVADEQAMTQFGARIAQITAGRGLIFLEGDLGAGKTTLSRGIIRGLGHVGSVKSPTFTLVEPYEIGNTRAFHFDLYRLVDPEELEFLGIRDYFEDDALCLIEWPQKGAGFLPKPDLTITIGAQNGGRSLKLTPQGSRGESWCAALALEN, encoded by the coding sequence GTGTCTGTAGTAACCCTGTACGTGGCGGACGAACAAGCCATGACACAATTTGGCGCCCGCATCGCGCAGATCACCGCAGGCCGTGGTCTGATTTTTCTCGAAGGCGACCTTGGCGCGGGGAAAACCACCCTGTCCCGTGGCATCATTCGCGGCCTCGGGCATGTCGGCTCTGTCAAGAGCCCCACGTTCACGTTGGTCGAGCCCTACGAGATCGGTAATACCCGCGCCTTTCATTTCGACCTGTATCGACTGGTCGATCCTGAGGAGCTGGAGTTTCTCGGGATCCGTGATTATTTCGAAGATGACGCCTTGTGCCTGATCGAATGGCCTCAGAAGGGTGCAGGCTTTTTGCCAAAGCCCGACCTGACCATTACCATTGGCGCGCAGAACGGCGGGCGTTCGCTGAAACTGACGCCGCAAGGCTCGCGTGGCGAGTCGTGGTGTGCCGCTCTGGCACTGGAAAACTAA
- a CDS encoding NAD(P)H-hydrate dehydratase, whose protein sequence is MPQTKDEFPDALYSAAQVRALDAQLIAAGTSGFELMQRAARATWRAIVRRWPEASELTVFAGHGNNAGDGYLVATLARRAGWSVRVLAVGEPRRLLGDAANAHAEAVAVGVPVEPWSDDCELRGVLLDALLGTGASGDVREPYVRAIDTINVSGLPVAAVDIPSGLCADTGRVLGTAVTADLTVTFIGLKLGLFTGDAADRVGELVFNDLHADPDIVDAAPANARLLLPHNLPRLPPRAPSAHKGKFGHVLLIGGDRGFGGAIQLSAESALRSGAGMVSMATRSEHVAAALVRLPEVMVQGTHSANQLMGLLKQASVLVVGPGLGQAAWGRSLLSAAANASLPQVWDADALNLLSHGVVSLPEQCIITPHPGEAARLLGISTVQVQADRPAAAHALSKKYRACVILKGAGSLIASPDGRLAVCGQGHPAMATAGLGDVLAGVAGALLAQGMEGFEAACLAVWLHANAGVQVGRSGRGLAATDLIPAIRQLLEEHSPCL, encoded by the coding sequence ATGCCGCAGACTAAAGATGAATTTCCCGACGCGCTGTACAGTGCCGCGCAAGTCCGGGCCCTCGACGCGCAACTGATCGCGGCGGGTACCAGCGGCTTCGAATTGATGCAGCGCGCCGCCCGCGCCACCTGGCGAGCGATCGTCCGGCGCTGGCCTGAAGCCAGCGAGTTGACCGTATTCGCCGGCCATGGCAACAACGCTGGCGATGGCTACCTGGTGGCGACTTTGGCCCGGCGCGCCGGCTGGTCGGTCCGGGTACTGGCGGTAGGCGAGCCCCGGCGGTTGCTGGGGGATGCCGCCAATGCCCATGCCGAAGCCGTGGCGGTCGGTGTGCCGGTGGAACCCTGGTCGGATGATTGCGAATTGCGCGGTGTTCTGCTCGACGCGTTGCTCGGCACCGGGGCGAGCGGTGACGTTCGCGAACCGTATGTCCGGGCAATCGACACCATCAATGTCAGTGGGTTACCGGTCGCTGCGGTGGATATCCCTTCCGGGTTGTGTGCCGACACCGGTCGGGTGCTGGGTACCGCGGTGACGGCGGACCTGACCGTGACCTTTATTGGCCTGAAGCTTGGCCTGTTCACCGGCGATGCGGCGGATCGGGTGGGCGAGTTGGTATTCAACGACCTGCACGCGGACCCGGACATCGTTGACGCGGCGCCGGCCAACGCTCGATTGCTCTTGCCGCATAACCTGCCGCGTCTGCCGCCCCGTGCGCCTTCAGCCCACAAGGGCAAGTTTGGTCATGTGCTGTTGATTGGTGGCGACCGCGGTTTTGGCGGCGCCATCCAGTTGAGCGCCGAAAGCGCCTTGCGCAGCGGTGCGGGGATGGTTTCGATGGCGACCCGCAGCGAGCACGTGGCCGCCGCGCTGGTGCGTTTGCCCGAGGTGATGGTGCAAGGCACCCATTCGGCTAACCAGTTGATGGGGTTGCTCAAGCAGGCCAGCGTGCTGGTGGTGGGGCCGGGCCTGGGCCAGGCCGCTTGGGGGCGCAGCCTGTTGTCGGCGGCGGCCAATGCGTCGCTGCCGCAGGTGTGGGATGCCGATGCGCTGAATTTGTTGAGCCATGGCGTGGTCAGTCTGCCGGAACAGTGCATCATCACTCCGCATCCGGGCGAGGCCGCGCGGCTGCTGGGGATTTCCACCGTGCAGGTGCAGGCCGATCGTCCGGCGGCGGCCCACGCATTGAGCAAAAAATACCGAGCCTGCGTGATTCTCAAGGGCGCCGGTAGCCTGATCGCCAGTCCGGACGGGCGCCTGGCGGTTTGCGGCCAGGGGCATCCGGCGATGGCCACGGCGGGCCTGGGGGATGTGCTGGCTGGCGTGGCCGGCGCTTTGCTGGCCCAGGGAATGGAAGGATTCGAAGCCGCGTGCCTGGCCGTCTGGCTGCATGCCAATGCCGGGGTGCAGGTCGGTCGCTCGGGCCGCGGATTGGCCGCGACCGATCTGATTCCGGCCATTCGTCAGTTGTTGGAGGAGCATTCACCGTGTCTGTAG
- a CDS encoding trimeric intracellular cation channel family protein: MLLMLYLIAITAEAMTGALSAGRRGMDWFGVVLIACITALGGGSVRDVLLGHYPLTWVKHPEYLVLTTAAAMLTVFLARWMRHLRSLFLVLDAVGLVAFTLIGCMTALEMGHGMLVASVSGVITGVFGGILRDIFCNDIPLIFRRELYASVSFAAAWCYLLCVYLQLPSEQAILITLFGGFLLRLLAIRFHWEMPKFVYNDEV, translated from the coding sequence ATGCTGCTGATGCTGTATCTGATCGCCATTACCGCCGAAGCCATGACCGGCGCCTTGTCTGCCGGGCGGCGTGGCATGGACTGGTTCGGCGTGGTGCTGATCGCCTGTATCACGGCGCTGGGTGGCGGCTCGGTGCGCGACGTGCTGCTGGGGCATTACCCACTGACCTGGGTCAAGCATCCGGAATACCTGGTGCTGACCACCGCGGCGGCCATGCTGACAGTATTCCTGGCACGCTGGATGCGTCACCTGCGCTCGTTGTTCCTGGTGCTCGATGCCGTTGGGCTGGTGGCGTTTACCTTGATCGGCTGCATGACCGCGCTGGAAATGGGCCATGGCATGTTGGTGGCCTCGGTCAGTGGGGTGATCACCGGGGTGTTTGGCGGCATTCTCCGGGATATCTTCTGTAACGATATCCCGCTGATTTTCCGTCGCGAACTCTATGCCAGCGTCTCGTTCGCCGCCGCGTGGTGCTACCTGCTGTGCGTCTACCTGCAATTGCCCAGCGAGCAGGCGATCCTGATCACCCTGTTCGGTGGTTTCCTGCTGCGGCTCCTGGCGATCCGGTTCCACTGGGAAATGCCCAAGTTCGTCTATAACGACGAAGTCTGA
- a CDS encoding N-acetylmuramoyl-L-alanine amidase, whose amino-acid sequence MMGFGMRFRAVVAVVGLLLTALAVDAVAETKVNSVRLWRAPDNTRLVFDLTGPVQHSVFTLAAPDRLVIDINGASLGAPLNVPTANTPITAMRSAQRTPTDLRVVIDLKQAVTPKSFTLAPNAQYGNRLVVDLFDNPADAAPAPPPPTKVATVPAVPVTPTEPALKLPPAPAGKRDIIVVIDAGHGGEDPGASGSRGQREKDVVLAIARELQRQVNGMKGFRAELTRTGDYFIPLRGRTEIARKKGADLFVSIHADAAPSKAAFGASVFALSDRGATSETARWLADSENRSDLIGGAGNVSLDDKDRMLAGVLLDLSMTASLTSSLNVGQKVLSNIGRVTPLHKQRVEQAGFMVLKSPDIPSILVETGFISNANEASKLSSASHQQALARSISSGVRQFFQQNPPPGTYIAWLRDSGKIAQGPRDHRVSPGETLAMIAVRYQVSPATLRSANNLQSDELKIGQTLTIPGNEVAVKQ is encoded by the coding sequence ATGATGGGGTTTGGTATGCGCTTTCGCGCGGTGGTTGCTGTCGTAGGACTGTTGCTTACGGCACTGGCCGTCGATGCTGTGGCTGAGACAAAGGTCAACAGTGTTCGCCTCTGGCGGGCGCCGGACAACACCCGGCTGGTGTTCGACCTGACAGGCCCGGTGCAGCACAGCGTGTTCACCCTCGCGGCCCCGGATCGCCTGGTGATCGACATCAACGGTGCATCCCTGGGCGCGCCGCTGAACGTGCCCACGGCGAACACGCCGATTACCGCGATGCGTTCGGCCCAGCGCACGCCCACCGACCTGCGCGTGGTCATCGATCTGAAACAGGCCGTGACCCCGAAGAGTTTCACCCTCGCGCCCAATGCCCAGTACGGTAACCGGTTGGTGGTGGATCTGTTCGATAACCCGGCCGACGCCGCGCCTGCACCACCGCCCCCGACCAAGGTCGCGACGGTGCCTGCCGTGCCGGTCACACCCACCGAGCCTGCGCTCAAGCTGCCACCGGCGCCGGCCGGCAAACGCGACATCATCGTGGTCATCGATGCTGGCCACGGTGGCGAAGACCCCGGCGCCTCGGGCTCGCGCGGTCAGCGTGAGAAAGACGTGGTGCTGGCCATCGCCCGGGAGTTGCAGCGCCAGGTCAACGGCATGAAGGGCTTTCGCGCCGAGCTGACCCGCACCGGCGACTACTTCATTCCGTTGCGTGGCCGCACCGAGATCGCCCGCAAGAAAGGTGCAGACCTGTTCGTCTCGATCCACGCCGACGCCGCGCCTTCGAAGGCTGCGTTCGGCGCCTCGGTATTTGCCTTGTCCGATCGTGGCGCCACCTCCGAGACCGCGCGCTGGCTGGCCGACAGTGAAAACCGTTCCGACCTGATCGGCGGTGCCGGCAACGTCAGTCTCGACGACAAGGACCGGATGCTCGCGGGCGTGTTGCTGGATCTGTCGATGACCGCCTCGTTGACGTCAAGTCTGAACGTTGGGCAAAAGGTCCTGAGCAACATCGGCCGCGTTACCCCGTTGCACAAGCAACGCGTCGAACAGGCCGGATTCATGGTGCTCAAGTCGCCGGACATCCCGTCGATCCTCGTGGAAACCGGGTTCATCTCCAACGCCAACGAAGCCTCGAAACTGTCTTCCGCGAGCCATCAGCAGGCCCTGGCCCGTTCCATCAGCAGCGGTGTGCGGCAGTTCTTCCAGCAGAACCCGCCGCCGGGCACCTACATCGCCTGGCTGCGCGATTCGGGCAAGATTGCCCAGGGACCCAGGGATCATCGCGTCAGTCCTGGCGAAACCCTGGCGATG